Proteins from a genomic interval of Arachis hypogaea cultivar Tifrunner chromosome 10, arahy.Tifrunner.gnm2.J5K5, whole genome shotgun sequence:
- the LOC140175704 gene encoding uncharacterized protein, with amino-acid sequence MARNFDDMFNEALYGKRRRQDNTLIDNWIDEYLLEDSEEEDIDRSPIPIPRRWINRDREAGHDRLFQDYFADEPVYNADIFRRRFRMRRDVFLRIVDALSNVYPYFQQRVDATGRRGLSPLQKCTAAIRMLAYGVAADAVDDYVRIGESTTIECLEKFVEGVISVFQDEYLRKPNPNDVQRLLQMAEGRGFPGMLGSIDCMHWQWKNCPKAWKGMYMSGYRGVATIVLEVVASSDLWIWHAFFGVSGSNNDINVLDRSPVFDDILNDRAPEVNYTINGNNYTMGYYLADGIYPEWATFVKSISKPQGEKRKLFAQYQEGQRKDVERAFGVLQARFAIIRGPARFWEKKKLANIMRACIILHNMIVEDERDSYAGNFAQGLEYDDVENGLSQPQLGEEDFAPYHQFLQRNAQLRNRQ; translated from the coding sequence atggctagaaattttgatgatatgttcaatgaggctttgtatggcaaAAGAAGACGGCAAGACAACACACTCATAGATAATTGGATCGATGAGTATTTACTCgaagattcagaagaagaagatatcgatAGAAGCCCTATCCCAATTCCTCGTAGATGGATCAACAGAGATCGAGAAGCAGGACATGATCGCCTTTTCCAAGATTACTTTGCAGATGAACCGGTGTATAATGCTGACATTTTTCGACGGAGATTTCGAATGAGAAGGGATGTGTTCCTTCGGATAGTAGACGCTCTCTCAAACGTCTATCCGTATTTCCAACAGAGGGTTgatgcaactggaagaagaggcttgTCGCCACTTCAGAAATGTACCGCTGCGATACGGATGTTAGCATATGGCGTTGCAGCTGAtgctgttgatgattatgtgcgcataggcgagagcactacaatcgaatgcttggaaaaatttgttgaaggtgtcattTCCGTGTTCCAGGATGAATACTTGCGAAAACCTAATCCAAATGACGTACAACGCCTGCTACAAATGGCGGAAGGTCGTGGCTTCCCTGGCATGTTGGgtagcattgactgcatgcattggcaatggaaaaattgtccaaaggcatggaaaggtatgtacatgagtggttatcgtggggttgcaaccatagtacttgaggttgtagcatcttcagacctttggatatggcatgcattctttggagtttctggttcaaataatgatatcaacgtgttagatcgttctccagtgtttgatgatattctaaatgaccgtgctccggaggtaaattatacaattaatggtaataattatacaatgggatactatttagcagatggtatttatcctgaatgggccacatttgtcaaatcaatctcaaagccacaaggtgagaaacgcaagttatttgcacaataccaagaagggcaaagaaaagatgtggaacgagcattcggagtgttgcaagcacgctttgcaattatacgtggtccagctcgtttttgggaaaagaaaaagcttgccaacataatgagagcttgtattatattgcataatatgattgttgaggatgaaagagacagctatgcaggaaattttgctcaaggcttagagtatgatgatgttgaaaatggcttatcacaacctcagctgggagaggaagattttgcaccataccatcaatttctccaaagaaatgccCAACTTCGAAATAGGCAGTAG
- the LOC140175705 gene encoding glutathione S-transferase T3-like — MDEEEGEMAIEDFANPHGLDAIDLNDDIEDRRQDSIQHWHWKEDEMLISAWLNVSTDPVVGTDQKGETFWSRIHSYCVEFCTDMTRGVVACKKRWYKINKAVAQFAGCYDQASRNIRSGSNADDIKELAYKLYSTNYGQKFTFERHWNMLRLEQKWRSQLPTQSGGSKRTKVSATGAYSSSSNPETPLADEPGVDSPVRPQGSKKSKRRDLKLVNIIVSLLFIKVTVAKLAVK, encoded by the exons ATTTTGCCAACCCTCATGGATTAGATGCTATCGACCTCAATGATGATATTGAAGATCGGAGGCAAGATAGTATTCAACACTGGCATTGGAAAGAGGATGAGATGTTGATCAGTGCATGGTTAAATGTTTCAACTGACCCTGTAGTTGGTACCGATCAAAAGGGGGAAACATTTTGGAGTCGAATTCATAGCTACTGTGTAGAATTTTGCACCGACATGACAAGGGGGGTAGTTGCATGTAAGAAACGATGGTATAAGATCAACAAGGCTGTTGCACAATTTGCTGGTTGCTACGATCAAGCTAGTCGAAACATAAGGAGTGGTTCGAACGCTGATGATATAAAGGAGTTGGCTTATAAACTTTATTCTACAAATTATGGTCAAAAGTTCACTTTTGAGAGGCATTGGAACATGCTTCGATTGGAGCAAAAATGGAGAAGCCAACTACCAACACAGAGTGGCGGCTCAAAGAGAACCAAGGTTAGTGCAACTGGAGCatactcatcctcatcaaacCCAGAAACACCGTTGGCTGACGAACCCGGTGTGGACTCTCCCGTTCGCCCacaaggatcaaagaagagcaagcgAAGAG ATTTgaaattagtcaatattattgtgTCGTTGTTGTTCATTAAAGtgaccgttgcaaaactagccgttaagtAG